The proteins below are encoded in one region of Aquisphaera giovannonii:
- a CDS encoding RNA polymerase sigma factor, with protein sequence MSGGRHPDARRAAEIAARDSYGRLVAYLSSRSRDVAAAEDALGEAFRAALEAWPESGVPANPEAWLLAVARRRMIDDSRHERVKESARASLEVVARERQSQSEPADADEAAFPDDRLKLLFACAHPAIDPGSRTPLMLQAVLGLDAARIGSAFLVSPAAMGQRLVRAKAKIRDAGIPFDVPGPAALSARLGPVLDAVYAAYGAGWEAPAGAGADARRRGLATEAIWLAQILAELLPDEPEARGLLALLLHCEARREARYSADGVFIPLDEQDVSLWSRPMVARAERELAAAAAMRSIGRYQLEAAIQSAHATRIHGGRTDWEAVAILYEQLVRIAPALGALVGRAAAIARAAGPDAALHALDEIRPAAARAYQPYWAVRAHVLALLDDREAARDAYGRAIGLAEDPRVRDFLIRRRDHLEGVRP encoded by the coding sequence ATGTCCGGGGGGCGTCACCCGGACGCCCGGCGGGCGGCGGAGATCGCCGCCCGCGACTCCTACGGCCGACTCGTCGCCTACCTCTCCTCCCGGTCTCGCGACGTGGCCGCCGCCGAGGATGCCCTCGGCGAGGCCTTCCGCGCCGCGCTCGAGGCCTGGCCGGAGTCGGGGGTCCCGGCCAATCCCGAGGCCTGGCTGCTCGCGGTCGCACGCCGGCGGATGATCGACGACTCGCGCCACGAGCGGGTCAAGGAGTCCGCCCGGGCCTCCCTGGAGGTCGTCGCCCGCGAACGGCAATCGCAGTCCGAGCCCGCGGACGCCGACGAGGCGGCGTTCCCCGACGATCGCCTGAAGCTCCTCTTCGCCTGCGCCCACCCGGCGATCGACCCCGGGTCGCGGACGCCGCTGATGCTCCAGGCGGTGCTGGGGCTGGACGCCGCGCGGATCGGCTCGGCCTTCCTCGTGTCGCCGGCCGCGATGGGCCAGCGCCTGGTCCGCGCCAAGGCGAAGATCCGGGACGCCGGGATCCCGTTCGACGTCCCAGGTCCGGCCGCACTCTCGGCCCGGCTCGGCCCCGTGCTCGATGCCGTCTACGCGGCCTACGGCGCCGGTTGGGAGGCCCCCGCCGGGGCCGGCGCCGATGCTCGCCGCCGCGGCCTGGCGACCGAGGCCATCTGGCTCGCCCAGATCCTCGCCGAGCTGCTCCCCGACGAGCCCGAAGCCCGCGGCCTGCTCGCCCTCCTGCTGCATTGCGAGGCCCGCCGCGAGGCCCGGTATTCGGCCGACGGCGTCTTCATACCCCTCGACGAGCAGGACGTGTCCCTCTGGTCGCGGCCGATGGTGGCCAGGGCCGAGCGTGAGCTCGCCGCGGCCGCCGCCATGCGGTCGATCGGCCGCTACCAGCTCGAGGCCGCTATCCAGTCCGCCCACGCGACGCGGATCCATGGCGGCCGGACCGACTGGGAGGCCGTGGCGATCCTGTATGAGCAGCTGGTGCGGATCGCGCCCGCCCTCGGCGCCCTCGTCGGCCGCGCCGCGGCGATCGCGAGGGCCGCCGGACCCGACGCCGCCCTGCACGCCCTCGACGAGATCCGTCCCGCGGCCGCCCGGGCCTATCAACCCTACTGGGCCGTCCGGGCCCATGTGCTCGCCCTCCTCGACGACCGCGAGGCCGCCCGCGACGCGTACGGGCGGGCCATCGGCCTGGCCGAGGATCCTCGCGTCCGCGATTTCCTGATCCGCCGTCGCGATCACCTCGAGGGCGTCCGCCCCTGA
- a CDS encoding WD40 repeat domain-containing protein — protein MRDDWLYDEQNRYVSSSRAIPILDIAEKRERLRVATEIDEYGAVALSPDGKTLAVGLMRGVRLHDARTGEPRGELTAEPAFGITGLVYSQGGRVLAASTDLGGIAAWDMPDGRVRFVSEVPKRPAKAIAISGDGRTLATVTFAASVCDARGPFGLSPWPFGVWSIACGVRGGAVHLFDASTGVRTRSTTYEEFVDAVAFSPDGTAVAAGGSGLVRLWDLATDDSRELFRADGDWSVRCLVYSPDGDTLGIGLGNGERGKLVLCDVRRARARAESDGLSGPVRSVAFSPGGTSLVAATPRSVVLFHLDAASADQGRTPSR, from the coding sequence ATGCGAGACGATTGGTTGTACGACGAACAGAATCGGTACGTTTCGTCGAGCCGCGCCATACCGATCCTCGACATCGCCGAGAAGCGTGAACGCCTGCGGGTCGCCACGGAGATCGACGAATACGGCGCAGTGGCCCTATCGCCCGACGGCAAGACCCTGGCCGTCGGCCTGATGCGGGGCGTTCGACTCCACGATGCAAGGACCGGGGAGCCGCGGGGCGAGCTCACCGCCGAACCGGCTTTCGGGATCACGGGCCTCGTGTACTCGCAGGGGGGCCGGGTGCTGGCGGCCTCGACCGACCTCGGGGGGATCGCGGCCTGGGACATGCCGGACGGCCGCGTGCGATTCGTTTCCGAAGTGCCGAAGAGGCCCGCCAAGGCGATCGCCATCTCGGGCGACGGGCGGACCCTGGCGACCGTCACCTTCGCCGCGTCAGTCTGCGACGCGAGAGGTCCGTTCGGGCTGTCGCCCTGGCCCTTCGGCGTATGGAGCATCGCCTGCGGGGTGCGCGGAGGCGCGGTCCACCTGTTCGACGCGAGCACCGGAGTTCGGACCCGTTCGACGACCTATGAGGAGTTCGTCGATGCCGTGGCCTTCTCGCCGGACGGGACGGCGGTCGCGGCCGGGGGGAGTGGCCTGGTCCGGCTCTGGGACCTCGCGACCGACGACTCCCGGGAGCTTTTCCGGGCGGATGGAGACTGGTCGGTCCGTTGCCTGGTGTACTCGCCGGACGGCGATACCCTGGGCATCGGCCTCGGCAACGGGGAGCGGGGTAAGCTCGTGCTGTGCGACGTGAGACGCGCTCGAGCCCGGGCGGAATCCGATGGGCTCTCGGGCCCGGTTCGTTCCGTGGCCTTCTCGCCCGGTGGCACGTCGCTGGTGGCGGCCACCCCGCGATCGGTTGTCCTCTTCCACCTCGACGCAGCGAGCGCCGATCAGGGGCGGACGCCCTCGAGGTGA
- the mutL gene encoding DNA mismatch repair endonuclease MutL, which yields MGVIRQLPPSVVNQIAAGEVVERPSSVVKELLENAIDAGATRVDVSVERGGKDLVRIADNGCGMGPEDLHLAFQPHATSKLADVEDLYRVRTLGFRGEALAAIAEVSRVRCQTRQAGADEGSEIQIEAGIAGPIKRCGIPVGTIMEVRNLFFNVPVRRTFLKSDQTEAGHVTETFWRIALAHPEVHLTFRSGGKVLHDLPPVTGMRDRIAVFFGRELAESLLWVEGELERIHLWGYVAHPSQSRSSTKGQYLFLGGRYVRDRSLGHALGEAYRGLLMVGRNPVAFLHLEIPPEEVDVNVHPTKIEVRFRDPQRIYSHLLSTLRQTFLTSDLHSRLQAAQDQPAAAGPARTMAQEPAASIPTDAVGVPDFDRSGRAPDRSAVASWFDPSRSAPGAGASPGIPESLGQAAPPEWARALPSRFEFGPGDEFDEFTSRVAAQAPPAAPTASAGLDASAASVVPTTPAAGGTPATADPASLKGPLKAIQVHDSYLIAETADGMMVIDQHALHERIIYEELRQRVAEGRVESQGLLVPEPVHLAADEAAAVLDQKDVLAGLGLEIEPFGGDTVVIRSTPAMLGHLAPDRLLRDLAEHLQSSPIPPTRDALVAEILHMVSCKAAVKAGDKLEPDEIAALLARRHLVADSHHCPHGRPTALVFTKAELEKQFGRI from the coding sequence ATGGGTGTGATTCGCCAGTTGCCACCTTCGGTCGTGAACCAGATCGCCGCGGGCGAGGTGGTGGAGCGGCCGTCCAGCGTGGTGAAGGAGCTGCTGGAGAACGCGATCGACGCCGGGGCGACGCGGGTGGACGTCTCCGTCGAGCGGGGCGGCAAGGACCTGGTGCGGATCGCCGACAACGGCTGCGGGATGGGCCCGGAGGACCTGCACCTCGCCTTCCAGCCCCACGCCACGAGCAAGCTGGCCGACGTGGAGGACCTGTACCGGGTCCGGACGCTCGGCTTCCGGGGCGAGGCCCTGGCGGCGATCGCCGAGGTCTCCCGGGTCCGCTGCCAGACGCGGCAGGCCGGGGCCGACGAGGGGTCGGAGATCCAGATCGAGGCCGGCATCGCCGGCCCGATCAAGCGGTGCGGGATCCCGGTCGGGACCATCATGGAGGTCCGCAACCTCTTCTTCAACGTCCCGGTCCGCAGGACGTTCCTGAAGTCCGACCAGACCGAGGCCGGGCACGTCACGGAGACCTTCTGGCGGATCGCCCTGGCCCATCCGGAGGTCCACCTGACGTTCCGGTCGGGCGGGAAGGTCCTCCACGACCTGCCGCCGGTCACGGGGATGCGCGACCGGATCGCGGTCTTCTTCGGCCGCGAGCTGGCGGAGTCGCTGCTCTGGGTGGAGGGCGAGCTCGAGAGGATCCACCTCTGGGGCTACGTGGCCCACCCGTCGCAGAGCCGGTCGAGCACCAAGGGCCAGTACCTTTTCCTGGGCGGGAGGTACGTCCGGGACCGGTCGCTCGGCCACGCCCTGGGGGAGGCCTATCGCGGGCTCCTGATGGTGGGCCGCAACCCCGTGGCGTTCCTCCACCTGGAGATCCCGCCGGAGGAGGTGGACGTGAACGTCCATCCGACGAAGATCGAGGTCCGGTTCCGCGACCCCCAGCGCATCTACAGCCATCTGCTCTCGACGCTCCGGCAGACGTTCCTCACGAGCGACCTCCATTCCCGGCTCCAGGCCGCGCAGGATCAGCCGGCCGCCGCGGGACCCGCCCGGACGATGGCCCAGGAGCCGGCGGCGAGCATCCCGACGGACGCCGTAGGCGTCCCCGATTTCGACCGATCCGGCCGGGCCCCCGATCGATCGGCCGTCGCCTCGTGGTTCGATCCGTCGAGGAGTGCGCCGGGGGCCGGCGCGTCGCCCGGCATCCCCGAGTCGCTGGGCCAGGCCGCGCCGCCCGAATGGGCGCGGGCCCTGCCCAGCCGGTTCGAGTTCGGGCCGGGCGACGAGTTCGACGAGTTCACCTCCCGCGTGGCGGCCCAGGCCCCCCCGGCGGCGCCGACGGCTTCCGCCGGCCTCGACGCGTCGGCGGCATCGGTCGTCCCGACGACTCCAGCCGCGGGGGGCACGCCGGCGACCGCGGATCCCGCGTCGCTCAAGGGGCCGCTGAAGGCGATCCAGGTGCACGACAGCTACCTGATCGCCGAGACGGCGGACGGCATGATGGTGATCGACCAGCACGCCCTCCACGAGCGGATCATCTACGAGGAGCTGCGCCAACGCGTCGCGGAGGGCCGGGTGGAGTCCCAGGGCCTGCTCGTCCCCGAGCCCGTCCACCTGGCCGCGGACGAGGCCGCGGCCGTGCTGGATCAGAAGGACGTCCTGGCGGGGCTGGGGCTCGAGATCGAGCCCTTCGGCGGCGACACGGTCGTCATCCGCAGCACCCCGGCGATGCTCGGGCACCTCGCCCCGGATCGACTCCTCCGCGACCTGGCCGAGCACCTCCAGTCGAGCCCCATCCCGCCGACCCGGGACGCCCTCGTCGCCGAGATCCTCCACATGGTCTCCTGCAAGGCCGCGGTCAAGGCGGGCGACAAGCTGGAGCCGGACGAGATCGCCGCCCTCCTGGCCCGGCGGCACCTGGTCGCCGACTCCCACCACTGCCCGCACGGCCGGCCGACGGCCCTGGTCTTCACGAAGGCCGAGCTCGAGAAGCAGTTCGGGCGGATCTGA